The Pochonia chlamydosporia 170 chromosome 1, whole genome shotgun sequence genome window below encodes:
- a CDS encoding SNF2 family helicase (similar to Cordyceps militaris CM01 XP_006670748.1): protein MHPQRGDYILAGCLGVSFDESNITRDAWDAIGPKTWKSFCRKHPLDRCSDSPTQHEDDSVSADVQEHLIRLQRFHLAFILFKERWADLEFCVNEDGSHGILRVYLLPDDAYRGVIDRTNIGLRKARHRLLHLLDYSKSAWKAKSAAFADILNPLRDERASGDGKESLLEVFNNIPSPSPEIGQVSDVYSQDAMNDVLGSSVPGLITELYPYQRRSIAVMVQKEAEPGKVADPRLVAMNGQDGTQWYADPVVGTILKEPRYYDGIPGGILAEEMGAGKTIICLALILATKNLPTRPPELYRGSHLPKRRKMVSLADMAASCATRNAVPWKSYFETWRRQIGYEFDRCEAALKRNRGYYFRPPPKLRRTGRHPVRDLTPTKIYLSDATVVIVPNNLLSQWKQEIAKHTTGLRVSIVAKNEKVPCLIDLLDLDILLFSQSRFEQLVKQNGGYDDAALSVVHFKRCIVDEGHKLGNSKIGRKSNLLIGLDGMNFSSRWIVTGTPSHGLFGVDNRTTTGGLTSVTEKQTLETSVEMEKKDLERLGSITSLYLKSRPWANTATENEDTRSDWGTYLLLPRHNRNSHGRWDCLKATLNSLIIRHRLSEVGDLLPPVNEKIIVLEGSFQDRLSLNLFAMMIIFNSVQSQRTDLDYFFHPRQRKSLLEIVYNLKQSSFFGGSFFTSGEIEKSVETAEKFLEEGKVLISDEDRCHLQQAIKLGKIAMDDKLRNLSNRYHEMPVWVHGPLGNAGYAWSLDGEGGDTICTSASMLLSLQRLLAKNAHDPESLNSLLNGGLIQEGLVERGKILAAQTSDKASDGKEKKKSTTLAGNTKLGEDIRRRKVRSQAVAVTPIEAFPTTALPPALQHTNLVSTVSAKLSYLIDSVVQHQADEKIIIFYENENVAFYLASVLDVLQIQHLIYAKTLTTERKSQYVNTFHHNPVFRVLLMDLSQAAFGLDMRAASRIYFINPVLNPQVEAQAIGRVRRISQQKPVSVETLVLKDSIDEVILERKQHMTQAEHRQMKSILDVRPIYNWIKNAEVQDLSPSNLDTASQMVPLLVPQPVFGGGFGIEHHPDHGLVIGESPMKTKTNIVDFEQRTLSITPIKRKYGVEPGPEPTQGETEKVLDRHELPTHAVRRVRFASASDAEG, encoded by the exons ATGCATCCCCAACGGGGTGACTACATCCTCGCTGGATGCCTAGGAGTTTCCTTCGATGAATCCAACATTACAAGAGACGCATGGGATGCCATAGGTCCAAAGACATGGAAATCCTTTTGCCGAAAACACCCCTTGGACCGCTGTTCTGACAGTCCAACTCAACATGAAGACGACTCCGTATCAGCCGACGTTCAAGAGCATCTTATTCGGCTTCAAAGATTTCATTTAGCCTTTATTCTTTTCAAAGAACGCTGGGCAGACCTCGAATTTTGTGTGAATGAAGATGGATCACACGGTATTCTACGAGTGTATTTGCTACCTGACGACGCTTACCGAGGTGTGATCGACAGAACCAATATAGGCCTTAGAAAGGCTCGGcaccgtcttcttcatttgCTAGATTATTCGAAAAGCGCTTGGAAGGCAAAATCTGCCGCATTTGCCGATATTTTGAATCCTCTGAGAGACGAACGCGCATCTGGGGATGGAAAGGAATCATTACTGGAGGtgttcaacaacatcccATCACCTAGCCCCGAAATTGGCCAAGTCAGCGACGTATACTCTCAGGATGCAATGAATGATGTTTTGGGAAGCAGTGTACCGGGACTCATCACAGAATTATACCCTTACCAACGGCGGTCCATTGCTGTAATGGTgcagaaagaagcagagccTGGCAAGGTTGCTGACCCCCGATTGGTTGCCATGaatggccaagatggcacACAATGGTATGCTGATCCAGTGGTTGGAACTATTCTGAAAGAACCGCGATATTACGATGGTATACCTGGGGGAATCTTGGCGGAAGAAATGGGTGCTGGCAAAACCATCATTTGCCTGGCCCTTATTCTTGCAACCAAAAATCTGCCAACACGCCCTCCAGAACTCTACAGAGGCAGTCATCTCCCGAAACGGCGCAAGATGGTGTCGCTTGCCGACATGGCAGCGTCTTGCGCTACGCGCAACGCCGTTCCGTGGAAATCCTATTTTGAGACTTGGAGGCGCCAGATCGGGTATGAATTTGATAGATGCGAAGCCGCCCTTAAACGAAACCGAGGATATTACTTTCGTCCTCCGCCAAAACTGCGCCGTACAGGTCGACATCCTGTACGTGACTTGACGCCTACCAAGATCTATCTAAGTGACGCAACTGTTGTGATTGTTCCGAACAACTTGCTTTCCCAATGGAAGCAGGAAATAGCAAAGCACACTACCGGGTTGCGGGTCTCAATTGTTGCAAAGAATGAAAAGGTCCCATGCCTAATAGATTTACTGGATCTTGATATTCTGCTATTTTCTCAATCGCGATTTGAGCAGCTGGTAAAGCAAAATGGGGGATATGACGATGCGGCTCTCTCTGTTGTTCATTTCAAGCGATGTATTGTTGATGAAGGTCACAAACTGGGCAACTCCAAAATCGGCCGAAAAAGCAATTTACTGATTGGCCTTGACGGCATGAACTTTTCTTCAAGATGGATTGTTACTGGAACGCCTTCCCATGGTCTTTTCGGGGTGGATAACCGAACGACGACTGGTGGATTGACTTCGGTCACAGAGAAGCAGACCCTAGAGACATCTGTCGAGATGGAGAAAAAAGATCTTGAGCGCCTCGGCTCTATAACCTCCTTGTACCTGAAATCGAGACCCTGGGCAAACACAGCGACGGAAAACGAAGATACTCGCTCTGATTGGGGGACATATCTGCTCCTACCGCGACACAACAGAAACAGCCACGGTCGGTGGGACTGTTTAAAGGCGACCCTGAATTCATTAATCATCAGGCATAGACTTTCTGAAGTTGGGGATCTGCTGCCGCCCGTGAATGAGAAGATAATTGTGCTGGAAGGCTCATTTCAAGATCGGCTGTCATTGAATTTGTTTGCGATGATGATCATCTTCAATTCCGTACAGTCGCAGCGAACTGACCTGGACTATTTCTTTCATCCACGGCAACGCAAAAGTCTATTGGAAATCGTATACAACTTAAAGCAGTCGAGCTTCTTTGGAGGATCCTTCTTTACTTCGGGAGAGATTGAAAAGTCCGTCGAGACTGCTGAAAAGTTTTTGGAAGAAGGGAAGGTGTTGATCAGTGATGAAGATAGATGTCACTTGCAACAAGCTATCAAGTTAGGTAAAATTGCTATGGATGACAAGCTCAGGAATCTCAGTAACCGCTATCACGAAATGCCGGTTTGGGTCCATGGACCACTGGGAAATGCAGGCTATGCCTGGTCTCTGGATGGCGAGGGGGGCGACACCATATGCACTTCGGCGAGTATGCTTCTTTCTCTGCAAAGATTGCTTGCCAAGAATGCCCATGACCCAGAGTCGCTGAATTCTTTACTGAATGGTGGCCTCATCCAGGAAGGATTAGTTGAGAGGGGCAAAATTTTGGCAGCACAAACATCTGACAAAGCTTCTGACGGtaaagagaaaaagaaatcgaCTACCTTGGCGGGAAATACTAAGCTTGGTGAGGATATTCGACGACGCAAGGTTCGATCCCAGGCAGTGGCAGTGACCCCAATCGAAGCATTTCCGACAACGGCACTGCCGCCAGCCTTACAGCATACCAACTTAGTATCAACTGTATCGGCCAAGCTGTCGTACTTGATCGATAGCGTGGTACAGCACCAGGCCGACGAGAAAATCATAATATTCTATGAGAACGAGAACGTTGCGTTTTATCTAGCAAGTGTACTGGATGTG cttcaaatTCAGCATTTGATTTATGCcaagactttgacgacggAGCGAAAATCACAATACGTGAATACCTTCCATCACAACCCTGTGTTTAG AGTTCTACTTATGGACCTCTCTCAAGCTGCATTTGGATTAGACATGCGCGCCGCCTCACGCATCTACTTTATCAATCCAGTTCTCAATCCGCAAGTCGAAGCACAAGCAATTGGAAGAGTCCGCCGCATTAGCCAGCAAAAGCCTGTGTCTGTGGAGACTCTGGTTTTGAAAGACAGCATCGATGAAGTGATTTTGGAGCGAAAGCAACATATGACGCAAGCTGAGCATCGCCAAATGAAGTCTATCCTCGACGTACGGCCGATATATAACTGGATCAAGAATGCAGAGGTGCAGGATTTGTCACCTTCAAATCTCGATACTGCCTCTCAGATGGTGCCATTACTGGTGCCGCAGCCTGTGTTTGGTGGAGGTTTTGGGATAGAACACCATCCTGACCATGGCCTTGTTATTGGGGAGTCGCCgatgaaaacaaaaacaaacatAGTTGACTTTGAACAGCGTACTCTGTCAATTACTCCCATCAAGCGCAAATACGGCGTCGAGCCAGGGCCTGAGCCAACGCAAGGTGAGACCGAAAAAGTGTTAGACAGACATGAACTTCCGACACATGCAGTTCGTCGAGTCCGGTTCGCATCTGCCTCAGATGCAGAGGGCTGA